A segment of the Candidatus Pelagisphaera phototrophica genome:
TTCGATCGCTCTGTCAAGTCGACCTATTCGCATAGTCCTCTCAATTTTCCAGACGCAAGACCTCAGCGATCCATGTAGAAAAATCAATCAGCCCTTTGTTCTACCTCGTTCTTTGAGTCTTATCCTTATCCACTGAGCGTATAAAATAGACACGAGATCTTTCCCCCTTTCCTAATCTTGATAATACCCCCACTCTTTATTCCATCACTTCCCAATGTCACTGATCCTCAATCTGATACTTTACACGCTTATACTCGCTGCGACATCCTCGCTGGCGACCCCACGCAAACCCAAGAACCTCGCCGATAAGTTTTTTTTCAAACCCGACATTGAAGATGCCCGCGTTTCACCGGGGAACCACTCGCTTTCCTTCATTGGGAATAATGGTCAGCGAGCCCTGTTTAGCCACGATTTTGAAACAGGAAAACGCCGCAGCATAAAAGCAGAGAGAGGAAACCAGATTTATGACTACTATTGGGTCAGTCCAGATCAGGTCATTGTTTTTGCCGAGAAGCTCGGAATCCCTGCCGAAGTGTTCTCGGTAAACAGACGCCTGAGCGCCGTAGAGCCCTGTGATTATGTGCAAGTCTACGACCTCATGCCTGACACCCCAGACCGGATCCTCATCAAGGACACTGACAAGAGTGAAAAGTTTTTCGATCTCGAGCTTTTCAATCTCGATTCCGGATCGCGCAAAAGGGTCGCTAAAAATCCAGGACACGTCATTAGTTGGATTACGGATAAGAACGGTTTTGCGAGGATTCGCCAGTGGGTAGATGAAGACGAAAATGACCGATTCGAATATCGACTCAATGAGGAGGCCGATTGGAAAGAGATCCATCTCGGAACCGACTCCTTCGGGATCCTATTCCTAAATGAGCCTGAGAAAGTCCTTTCCTTTCACCGCCCCGCAGGCAAAAACCGAGTGATCGCCCAGGCCTTCGACTGCGCTCTGAATGAATTCTACGGCCCGCGTATCGAAGACTCCGATTACGACCTAATTCCCGAGACCTTTATACTCGACCCCGAGACCGAAGACACTTTTGGCTTTAGCTACCAGTCCGATCGCCGCCGGACCATTTGGTTCAAGCATGAACACCATGCAATTCAAGAGAAAATAAACGCGGCCTTCCCCCACACCTTGAACGAC
Coding sequences within it:
- a CDS encoding alpha/beta hydrolase family protein — encoded protein: MSLILNLILYTLILAATSSLATPRKPKNLADKFFFKPDIEDARVSPGNHSLSFIGNNGQRALFSHDFETGKRRSIKAERGNQIYDYYWVSPDQVIVFAEKLGIPAEVFSVNRRLSAVEPCDYVQVYDLMPDTPDRILIKDTDKSEKFFDLELFNLDSGSRKRVAKNPGHVISWITDKNGFARIRQWVDEDENDRFEYRLNEEADWKEIHLGTDSFGILFLNEPEKVLSFHRPAGKNRVIAQAFDCALNEFYGPRIEDSDYDLIPETFILDPETEDTFGFSYQSDRRRTIWFKHEHHAIQEKINAAFPHTLNDIQGFALDETHAVIRRHSDRNPGVWLLFEIDTGHTKLIGKERPWIDPAETASTQSITFPNREGTPIHALLTQPSHGVARKGLLTMIHGGPRARDYWDWDSEAQYFAALGYTVLKINYRGSSEYGLEYSPYSHLEAIRNSVVDVADGVRWAIDEGFSKSGKAAIYGSSFGGHVALRTAAEYPELFSCAIGYAGVYDWVKEMDREFAKEPIYWKLKQFKYYGDYDNEKELWQNASAVTLADKIQAPVYLLHGGADEIVASRQSRLMHKALKKAGKDVTLKILSFNKHGMVSERPTIRFYENLAKFIGSAL